CGTTATTGGTATACCGAATTCCATTTACCTCATTAATAGATACCATTCAGAATATGCGCTACATCAGAATAAGGTATTAGCGATTAGTCGTGTGGTGCGTAAGATTGGTCAGGCGACCTTGATGACTAATGTGACAACTGCGGTTGGGTTTCTGGCTTTTGCTTTTACACAGAGTTCGATTTTAGTAGAGTTTGGAATTGTTGCGTTTGTGAATATCATGATTCTATTTGTGTTATCGATATTTATGATTCCTGCTATTTTGAGTGTTTTGCCACCACCAAAGAAAAGGCAGATGCGTCATCTGGATCGTAAAGGTTTAAATAAGATAGTGGATGGATTGATCCATGTGATTTCATATCATAGAACAAAAGTATATTGGGCTTCATTAGCGTTAGTAACTATTTCACTTTATGGACTTTCTTTAATGACGACCACAGGTAATCTTACTGATGATTTACCTCAAGATGATCCGGTAATTCAAGATCTGCATTATGTAGAAGATAACTTTAGAGGTGTGATGCCTTTTGAGATAGGAATAGATGGATTAAAGCCAGGTGTGGTTTCTAAAACATCTACATTAAAGCGGATTGATAAGTTAAATACACTGTTCGCGGATTATCCTGAGTTTGGAAAACCAATGTCGATTGTAGAAGGGATTAAGTTCACCAAGCAAGCGTATTACGGAGGTAACCCAAAGAAATATCAATTGGTAAAAGGCAATGAAAAGTTGTTTATCAAGAAATATCTTGATAATACACAGGGTAATTCCAATATGTTGAGTCCATATGTAGATAGTACTGGTCAGTTTGCGCGTGTTTCAGTGCCAATGAAAGATGTGGGTAGTATTGAAATGGACTCTTTAATGAGTGATTTAGGGCCAAAAATCACGGAGATTTTCCCGGAGGAAAAATTTAAAATTCAATTGACTGGTCCTGGGGTAGTTTACCTAAAAGGAACGAAATATCTTGTAAAGAACTTACTTCAAAGTTTGGCGTTAGCGATTTTAATTATTGCAGGTTTAATGGCAATTTTGTTTAAGTCATATAGAATGATCATGATGTCAATTTTGGTTAACCTTATTCCGTTAGTTGTGACAGGTGCTATGATGGGTTTCTTTGGAATTCCGCTAAAACCTTCAACAATTTTGGTATTTAGTATTGCTTTTGGAATTTCAATCGATGATACCATTCACTTTTTGGCGAAATATAGACAAGAACTGGAGAACTGCGAATGGGATTTAAAACCGGCTGTAATAGATTCCATAAAAGAAACAGGTGTAAGCATGATGTATACATCTATTATTCTGTTTTTTGGATTTGGTGTTTTCGCCTCATCTCAGTTTGGAGGTACTCAAGCTTTAGGAATTCTAACATCATTAACTTTGATTGTTGCAATGATTGTGAACCTTGTACTGTTACCCTCTCTATTGTTGACCATGGGAAAACAGTTAACAAATAAAGCATTTAAAGAGCCTTTAATTGAAATTATTGATGAAGAGGAAGATATAGATTACTCCGGCTTAAGAATTGAGAATAGAGAGAGTTAGGAGAAATAAATATAATTCATAAAAAGTGGATACGGATAGTATCTGTTGGATATACTAGAGGAATAATGCAGGAAATTAGTGCGATCTCAGAGAAATTAGCTGAAGGGATTAGTAAATTAAATTTGGACCGTGATCCTTCAGGGCTATACGAACCTATAAAATATATTCTATCATTAGGAGGAAAAAGAATCAGACCATTGATGACGCTTATTGCGGCCGAAATGTTTGACCATACTCCATATAATGCAATGCCTCAGGCTTTAGCCATAGAGGTGTTTCATAATTTCACATTGTTACATGATGATATCATGGATGATGCTCCATTGAGAAGAAACAAAGAAACTGTTCATTTAAAATGGAATGTCAACACAGGGATTCTTTCAGGTGATGCCATGTTGATTAAAGCATATCAGTTATTAAGTGCAACCTCACCGATTTATCTGTCTGAGATTTTCAATTTGTTCAATGAAACTGCACTAGGCGTGTGCGAGGGACAACAAATGGATATGGAGTTTGAAACACGTGATGATGTGAAAATTTCCGAATATTTAGAAATGATCCGATTGAAGACTGCAGTGCTTTTAGCGAGTTCTTTAAAAACCGGAAGTATTATTGGTGGAGCTAATGATGCCGATGCGAATCGCATGTATGAAATTGGGGAGAATTTGGGAATAGCATTTCAATTGCAAGATGACATTTTAGATGCTTTTGGAACTCAAAAGATCGGTAAGCGAATCGGTGGAGATATTATCTCTAATAAGAAGACTTATTTATTAATCACTGCTCAGGAATTGGCTTCAGGAGATCTGAAATCCAGATTGGATTATTGGATTCAAGCTGAGGATTTTGATGAAGCAGAAAAGGTGCGTGAAGTATTAGACATTTTTAATCAATTAGGCATTCAGGAGATTGCGCAAAAGGAAATGAACAAATATTCTGATAAAGCCATGAAAATGCTAGAAGAGTTAGAGGTTTCCAAAGAAAAGAAAGTGAATATCAATGCGTTGATGAATAAGTTGCTCCAACGTGATTTCTAAAAGTTATGGGTGAGCTGAGCTGGATTCAAGAAAATCAAAAATGGATAGTACAATATCCTGATTTTTTAGATCTTGTACGTCAGCAAATTCAAAAGGATTTTGGATTGGAAGGATTCCAAATGGAATTTGGAAGTTCAGATGATTTGGAAGATGTTTATCATAAACTTTATGATCAAATCACGAGATTTGTACAACAGGATTTTAATGGGTTGATGCGATTGTTATATCGTATTGATATAAGTGAAACCAAGGTGCAAAAACAAATGGATTTGATTCCGGACGATACAGCTAGAGCGATAGCAGAATTGATTATCAAACGTGAAGTACAAAAAGTAATTTTAAGAAAACAATTTAGTACAGATTAGTATTAAATTTGTCTCTATGGGGGATTAGCTCAGTTGGCTAGAGCGTTTGACTGGCAGTCAAAAGGTCACCGGTTCGACTCCGGTATTCTCCACAAATAGGAATATGTAAATCAGAATAATTATCTTATTGTTTTGATTTACATCAACTTAAATCTTATTCTCAACGGTTCGACTTCCCCGAACAGTTCTAGTATCACATATTGAATTATCAGTAATGATGTTGTTAATCAATACTTTAAGGGTTCGGTTCTTATAAGCTTTTTTTTTGAAGTCTTTAGGTATTATTAAATATCTAATTGTAAATGTTTGTAGTCGTTTGTAATTATTTAAATAGGATGATTACATTTAGCCACTTGTTGTACACCATAATGAGATGACTACACAAGAGTTTAAGAAACAAACGGGCAAATATCTAGGAGCAAAAATTCGTGAATTGGGATTCAAAGGCTCTGGTTTCAATTATATAATGGATTCAGACAATTATGTATTCACAATAGGAATTCAAGCAAATCGATATGGAGGTAGTTTTTGTGTAGAATTGGGAGTTCATCCTAAGAAAATAACATCTAATGGGTTTGAAGATTTAGATTTTAAAAAACTCAAATATTACAACTGTGAATTTAGGACAAGACTTGCAAGAGAAGGAAAAGGTGACAAGTGGTGGAATTACACAAACTCAGAATCAAAAAACCTTCAACTCATTGACGAAGTTCTCATTTATATTGAAAAGTATGCCTTACCTATAATCGATGGTTTCATAAAAGACAAAGACCTATTGGAGAAGGTCAAAATAACAGATTTAAAAAATAGATTCATTCCAATCCCAGACTACAAAAGTGGTTTAACACCAATGATTTCTGATATACGGTTAGCTTGGGTTTTAGCTGTTGAACTTGAAGATATCAATCATGAGAAATCATTTGAATTTGCTAAATATGCTTTATCAAATGATAAATCGCCAAGTAACTTTTTTGGAAATACCGACTTACAAAGAATACTTAAATCCTATAATTACAGTTCAGGCAAAGGAAAAACATCTCAAGATAAAATGAACTTTTGGACAAGACTTACAGGTAAATTGAAAAACAAATAAATACGGTGTACAACATGGTATATAGCAAATAGGGCGTTTAGTGGTTTACGAAAGTTCTGTGCTATCTACCAACACCGCCAACGCGAAGCCTCACCGCAGGTAAATCGTTGATTTGGCCTTTAAAATGAATAAGATAAAAACAAAATACAACGTTTTGGCTCAGTGCAAACTCGAAAGTTTATCGCTTTCTACTGCCCTACTTGCCATATACTAACCGTTGTGTGTAATTAAACTTATTTATTCAAAGAGAATAACAATAATATTATGAATCATTAACTGTTTTTAAAGACGAAAACAAAATTACAATCTATGGATTTTTATAATAAATACGCGGTTTACTTTGGAATTTTATTCGTCATATCAATGTTTATAGAACAAGCTTTTTGTATTCTGATTTTGGGGATTTTAATTGGAATAATTTCGATTGAATCACTGTTTATTAGAATTACTCTTAATAGAATAGGTGTAAAGTGTAACGGTGAAATTGATGGGATAGAATCGGATAATGAAAACTTCAAAACTCCAAAAATTAAATTTAAGACTTTAGAAAATGAAGAAATAATTGGAACCCCTTCGTTGTATGTTTCTACAAGTTTTAGCCAAGTTCAATCTTATAAGTCTAAAATCGGAAGAGAAATCCCAATAATCTACAATCCCAATAACCCAATAAAGTTTGAACTATATAATGAAAAAGGATATGGTACTATAGGAATTATTGTTACGGGTATCTTGTCCTTTGGATTGCTAATTCTCGGAACTCTTGAACTTACAGGTATTATCAATAAATTCAATTAATTTCTTTAAAAACTACGCACAACAATCGCTATATGGAATTCTTCATAATGCTGTACTTTCTTTTAACTACGTATTCGCTTCCGGAAACACATTAAACATGGCGTAACATTAAGATCTATAAATCCTCTCTCAACAAATAAATCTCACGTAATTGGTTCGACATAGTTCCTATCGTCTCCACTGAAATGAAAAATGCAAACCAGAATAATCTTGTATTATTCTGGTTTACATTAAATTAAGCTACATTCTGATTGGTTCGATTTTCCCGAACAGTTCTAGTATCACATATTGAATTACTAGCAATAATGTTGTTAATCAATGTTTTAATGATTCGATTCCTATAAGCTTTTTTTTGAAGTCTTTGGGTATTATTAAATATCTAATTGTAAATGTTAGTTGTCGTTTGTAATTATTTAAATTAGATTATTATTTTCAAGTACAAGTTAGAAACCATCACCGCTTAATTTATAAAAATGAGAAACCAAT
This genomic interval from bacterium SCSIO 12643 contains the following:
- a CDS encoding DUF4304 domain-containing protein; translated protein: MTTQEFKKQTGKYLGAKIRELGFKGSGFNYIMDSDNYVFTIGIQANRYGGSFCVELGVHPKKITSNGFEDLDFKKLKYYNCEFRTRLAREGKGDKWWNYTNSESKNLQLIDEVLIYIEKYALPIIDGFIKDKDLLEKVKITDLKNRFIPIPDYKSGLTPMISDIRLAWVLAVELEDINHEKSFEFAKYALSNDKSPSNFFGNTDLQRILKSYNYSSGKGKTSQDKMNFWTRLTGKLKNK
- a CDS encoding MMPL family transporter; this encodes MWELLARFIVRRSVFILITILVGTAIVGYNSTNLRLQWTLPKMLPDNDSTLIAYNEFKEKFGNNGQAMILILEENPLDDLELFNSWYRFGQTLEDIDGVDTVVSINRLFNVVKDTANKRFDLRKIVPHELKTEAELDSVRALIYSLPFYKDRLINDTNHVNLMLVTLNGKIFNSKQREPLVSKVFSSVDEYAETNKLHIHSSGMPYIRTMITHLVKTELGQFLGYVVLVTIIVLMIFFRSFSPVLVSMLIVILGVTWSFGIITFFGFEITILTGIIPPLIIVIGIPNSIYLINRYHSEYALHQNKVLAISRVVRKIGQATLMTNVTTAVGFLAFAFTQSSILVEFGIVAFVNIMILFVLSIFMIPAILSVLPPPKKRQMRHLDRKGLNKIVDGLIHVISYHRTKVYWASLALVTISLYGLSLMTTTGNLTDDLPQDDPVIQDLHYVEDNFRGVMPFEIGIDGLKPGVVSKTSTLKRIDKLNTLFADYPEFGKPMSIVEGIKFTKQAYYGGNPKKYQLVKGNEKLFIKKYLDNTQGNSNMLSPYVDSTGQFARVSVPMKDVGSIEMDSLMSDLGPKITEIFPEEKFKIQLTGPGVVYLKGTKYLVKNLLQSLALAILIIAGLMAILFKSYRMIMMSILVNLIPLVVTGAMMGFFGIPLKPSTILVFSIAFGISIDDTIHFLAKYRQELENCEWDLKPAVIDSIKETGVSMMYTSIILFFGFGVFASSQFGGTQALGILTSLTLIVAMIVNLVLLPSLLLTMGKQLTNKAFKEPLIEIIDEEEDIDYSGLRIENRES
- a CDS encoding polyprenyl synthetase family protein, with amino-acid sequence MQEISAISEKLAEGISKLNLDRDPSGLYEPIKYILSLGGKRIRPLMTLIAAEMFDHTPYNAMPQALAIEVFHNFTLLHDDIMDDAPLRRNKETVHLKWNVNTGILSGDAMLIKAYQLLSATSPIYLSEIFNLFNETALGVCEGQQMDMEFETRDDVKISEYLEMIRLKTAVLLASSLKTGSIIGGANDADANRMYEIGENLGIAFQLQDDILDAFGTQKIGKRIGGDIISNKKTYLLITAQELASGDLKSRLDYWIQAEDFDEAEKVREVLDIFNQLGIQEIAQKEMNKYSDKAMKMLEELEVSKEKKVNINALMNKLLQRDF